From the genome of Tolypothrix sp. NIES-4075:
CGCTCTTTTATTACTCCCATGAGAGTATAATCAGGATGCTGCCTTAAAACCTTGGAGGAGTCAGGGAATTGGTTTCTCGAACGGCTACTTCCACCATCACCGTAGTAGATCAGTACTGTGATGCCTATAGAGATTTATTTCCTGAAGTGAGAACATTTGAAAATTTCAAATATCTTCATGTCGGAATGCTATCTGATATTAAACGAAAATCTTTGCCAGAAATAGCGAAAGTTGTTGGCTTACACGATGCACAACCGCTACAAAACTTTGTTACTGATTCCCCTTGGTCGGTAGTTTCTTTAAGAGAAAAACGTTTAGAATTGACCCAAAAAATGCTAGAGGGGCGTTCATTTAAGCTAGTAATTGATGAAACTGGGGATAAAAAGAAAGGGAATCATACTGACTATGTTGCTAGACAATATATTGGGAACTTAGGCAAAGTTGATAACGGTATTGTTTCGGTTAATGCTTACGGAGTTTTAGGAGACCTGACTTTTCCTTTAATCTTTCTAATTTATAAACCAAGGAAGAGAATCGAAGAGGGATGTCCGTATAAAACAAAGCCTCAATTAGCAGTCGAAATTATCGAAACACTACTCAAACTAGGTTTTAACTTTGATTTAGTTTTAGCTGACAGCCTTTATGGCGAAAGCCCAACGTTTATTTCAGTACTTGAAAAATATAAAAAGCATTATTTATTAGCAATAAGAAGTAATCACCGGGAATTTACTTTGCCGGAGCAACAAGTTATATATGAGCCTTGGCAAGAGTTTGAGCGTGTATTTAGTGATGGAAAAACAGAGAAAAGATATATACAGCAAATCACGATTAGTAACTCGTCATCTATAACGTACTGGCGAGTTACTACCGACCCAGATTCTCTACCAAGAAATCAAACATGGTATGTAAAAACGGACTTGAAAAGTGATATGGGTGACCAATTAGGAAATCTTTATGGATTTCGCAATTGGGTAGAATATGCTTTTAAACAAGGAAAAAACGAGTTAGGATGGGCAGATTTTAGACTTACTAACTACCAGCAAATAGAAAAGTGGTGGGAGTTAGTAATGAGCGCTTATTTTTTAGTAAGTTTGCAAGCGCAAGCTCGAAATGAATCAGAAATTAGTAATCAAAAATTATCGCCACAAAGTTCAATAGAACCAGATAAATTTAGTAAACATCAATGGTGGGATTTGAAGTTAGGATGGAAATCGACCTTAAATAACTTAAGATTAATTATTCAACCATATATATTCTGGAATTTAATTAAACCTTGGTTATTGATTTTTTTTAATACTAACTTGCAGTTAGGATTTCAGACAATCATCAATATAATGAATAAGTTCCAAGGTTATATACCCGTTGATTCTGGGT
Proteins encoded in this window:
- a CDS encoding IS701 family transposase, whose translation is MVSRTATSTITVVDQYCDAYRDLFPEVRTFENFKYLHVGMLSDIKRKSLPEIAKVVGLHDAQPLQNFVTDSPWSVVSLREKRLELTQKMLEGRSFKLVIDETGDKKKGNHTDYVARQYIGNLGKVDNGIVSVNAYGVLGDLTFPLIFLIYKPRKRIEEGCPYKTKPQLAVEIIETLLKLGFNFDLVLADSLYGESPTFISVLEKYKKHYLLAIRSNHREFTLPEQQVIYEPWQEFERVFSDGKTEKRYIQQITISNSSSITYWRVTTDPDSLPRNQTWYVKTDLKSDMGDQLGNLYGFRNWVEYAFKQGKNELGWADFRLTNYQQIEKWWELVMSAYFLVSLQAQARNESEISNQKLSPQSSIEPDKFSKHQWWDLKLGWKSTLNNLRLIIQPYIFWNLIKPWLLIFFNTNLQLGFQTIINIMNKFQGYIPVDSG